A genome region from Daphnia magna isolate NIES unplaced genomic scaffold, ASM2063170v1.1 Dm_contigs230, whole genome shotgun sequence includes the following:
- the LOC116919320 gene encoding uncharacterized protein LOC116919320 gives MNIKIPLSWTTKCLAGPDWFSSFLKRHNTLSIRKPEATSLARTSSFNNHNCDAFFDNYERLLTRENISLDCVWNMDETGVTTVMPPEKIVGRRGQKQIGAIVSAERGTLVTVVCAISALGNTIPPFFVFPRVNFKSHFLNGGPIGCAGTANKSGWMNDSSMELFMDHFVKFVRPSKERPALLLLDNHSSHMAINPLNFAKENHIHFLSFPAHCSHRLQPLDVSVYGPMKKFNSSAASAWMLNNPGKTMSIYDIPGIVGKSFPLAANPVNITSGFRQTGIVPFDREGFHSRADYDPGFVTDRVDPKLTVSLVEIDLPLLNEPFALPIGILPDEVGTDMQFVVDPLVEHNALEHEVQRDAVEPDVEPGGRQHNSRSSNSASSSPVPFSNSPTNSSCSSTLSIKILEELRPFPKAGTRIIPQKNGRRKRTSAVLTDTPIKNVIEAEKAAVKTKAARKIVLSEQPPNSKADEFKKSKPAKRNKKEVKKKESFCPECGGRYSTTKEDWIRCTIKKCCLWACESCVDDRGEDENVEKGGKQRLLYYDARIPFCRLNTHVMFMSSVFSLYLMSVAIKVMGPA, from the exons ATGAACATCAAAATTCCCTTGTCGTGGACTACAAAATGCTTAGCTGGCCCTGACTGGTTTAGCTCATTTCTTAAGAGACATAATACTTTGTCAATTAGGAAACCCGAGGCTACCTCCTTGGCAAGAACATCATCTTTCAACAACCACAACTGCGACGCCTTTTTTGACAATTACGAGAGATTGTTGACAAGAGAAAACATATCGCTTGATTGTGTATGGAATATGGACGAGACTGGTGTTACTACTGTCATGCCACCTGAAAAGATCGTTGGTCGACGTGGCCAAAAGCAAATAG GGGCAATCGTTTCGGCAGAGAGAGGGACTTTAGTTACCGTTGTTTGTGCAATTTCGGCTTTAGGAAACAcaattccccctttttttgtttttccaag AGTGAACTTCAAAAGCCACTTTCTTAATGGAGGTCCTATAGGATGTGCAGGTACTGCAAACAAATCTGGATGGATGAATGATTCCAGCATGGAGTTATTTATGGATCATTTCGTAAAATTTGTTCGTCCATCCAAGGAACGGCCAGCTTTATTGCTTCTTGATAATCACTCTTCACACATGGCCATCAATCCCTTAAACTTCGCAAAGGAAAACCATATTCACTTTCTATCATTCCCGGCACATTGTTCCCATAGATTGCAGCCATTGGACGTCTCGGTGTATGGTCCCAtgaaaaaatttaacagcagTGCTGCTTCAGCATGGATGCTTAACAATCCTGGAAAAACTATGTCCATTTATGATATTCCGGGAATAGTTGGCAAATCGTTTCCTCTAGCTGCTAACCCTGTTAACATAACATCTGGTTTTAGACAGACCGGAATCGTCCCATTTGACCGCGAAGGTTTCCATTCACGTGCTGACTATGATCCTGGTTTTGTTACGGATAGAGTGGACCCAAAGTTAACTGTATCTTTAGTTGAAATTGATTTGCCACTTCTAAATGAGCCATTTGCTCTTCCAATTGGGATTTTACCGGATGAAGTGGGAACTGATATGCAGTTTGTTGTGGATCCCCTAGTGGAACATAATGCTTTGGAGCATGAAGTGCAACGTGATGCTGTGGAGCCTGATGTTGAGCCTGGTGGAAGACAACACAATTCAAGATCATCTAACAGTGCTTCTAGCTCACCTGTTCCCTTTTCAAATTCACCGACTAATTCTTCCTGTTCATCAACGCTGTCGATAAAAATACTTGAAGAGTTGAGACCTTTTCCTAAAGCTGGCACCCGGATAATTCCACAAAAAAATGGGCGCCGGAAGAGAACATCGGCAGTTTTAACTGACACTCCCATAAAAAATGTTATCGAAGCAGAGAAAGCTGcagtgaaaacaaaagccgCAAGGAAGATTGTGTTATCTGAACAGCCGCCCAACTCTAAAGCTGATGAGTTCAAGAAAAGCAAGCCAGCAAAGcggaacaaaaaagaagtcaagaaaaaagaatcattttgCCCAGAATGCGGAGGGCGTTATTCCACCACTAAAGAAGATTGGATTCGTTgtacaattaaaaaatgttgCTTATGGGCGTGCGAGTCGTGTGTGGATGACAGAGGAgaagatgaaaatgttgaaaaaggAGGCAAGCAGAGGCTTCTTTATTATGATGCCCGTATTCCTTTTTGTCGTCTGAATACTCATGTCATGTTCATGTCAAGTGTGTTCTCTCTCTATCTCATGTCAGTTGCAATAAAG gttatgggcccagcttAA